One region of Camelina sativa cultivar DH55 chromosome 6, Cs, whole genome shotgun sequence genomic DNA includes:
- the LOC104791583 gene encoding probable pectate lyase 12 yields the protein MMLPRSCIVLSFSLFLFLPQMGFAMLNNRTVLLTPHPDPERVAYEVQWRVNASITRRQALDTTDQAGSNPCFTGNPIDDCWKCNPNWPNNRQGLADCGIGFGQYALGGKGGQFYFVTDSSDDDAVNPRPGTLRYGVIQEEPLWIVFPSNMMIKLKQELIFNSYKTLDGRGANVHIVGGGCITLQYVSNIIIHNIHIHHCYQSGNTNVRSSPTHYGFRSKSDGDGISVFGSKDIWIDHCSLSRCKDGLIDAVMGSTGITISNNFFSHHNEVMLLGHSDHYEPDSGMQVTIAFNHFGEKLIQRMPRCRRGYIHVVNNDFTQWEMYAIGGSGNPTINSQGNRYTAPTNPFAKEVTKRVETPDGDWKGWNWRSEGDILVNGAFFVASGEGAEMRYEKAYSVEPKSASFITQITFHSGVLGVGGRNNNLGMWTTTGSEGNGGLDSYNDYTDEMSGAGSTIRLSFSVLVLSFLLNSISYLVLQPKCLSCNMN from the exons ATGATGCTTCCAAGAAGCTGCATTGTactttcattctctctttttctgttcCTTCCCCAAATGGGCTTCGCCATGCTCAACAACAGAACTGTTCTTCTCACACCACATCCCGACCCGGAACGAGTCGCTTATGAAGTTCAGTG GAGAGTAAATGCATCTATAACAAGACGTCAAGCTCTTGACACGACGGACCAGGCCGGTTCAAACCCTTGCTTCACCGGTAACCCAATCGATGACTGTTGGAAATGTAACCCAAACTGGCCCAACAACCGACAAGGTCTAGCAGATTGTGGAATCGGGTTCGGACAGTACGCCTTGGGTGGCAAAGGTGGTCAGTTCTACTTCGTCACTGATTCTTCCGACGACGATGCCGTCAACCCTAGACCGGGCACTCTCAG ATACGGAGTGATACAAGAAGAGCCATTGTGGATAGTGTTCCCAAGCAACATGATGATTAAGCTAAAGCAAGAGCTAATATTCAATAGTTACAAGACACTTGATGGGAGAGGAGCTAATGTTCATATTGTTGGTGGTGGCTGCATCACTCTTCAATATGTCTCCAATATCATCATCCATAACATTCATATCCACCATTGTTACCAATCCg GGAATACTAACGTGCGGTCAAGTCCAACGCACTATGGGTTCAGATCCAAATCGGACGGTGATGGTATCTCAGTCTTCGGTTCAAAGGACATATGGATCGACCATTGTTCTCTATCGAGATGTAAGGACGGTTTAATAGATGCGGTGATGGGTTCCACTGGAATTACTATATCGAACAACTTCTTCTCTCACCATAATGAAGTCATGCTTCTCGGTCACAGCGACCACTACGAACCAGACAGTGGCATGCAG GTAACAATTGCGTTTAATCACTTTGGAGAAAAATTGATACAAAGGATGCCTAGGTGTCGTCGTGGATATATCCACGTTGTTAATAACGATTTCACTCAATGGGAAATGTATGCGATTGGCGGTAGCGGTAACCCGACTATTAACAGTCAAGGTAACCGCTACACCGCCCCGACCAACCCATTCGCCAAAGAG GTGACTAAGAGAGTGGAAACGCCCGACGGCGATTGGAAAGGGTGGAACTGGAGATCAGAGGGGGACATTTTGGTGAATGGAGCCTTCTTTGTGGCATCCGGTGAAGGTGCGGAGATGAGGTATGAGAAGGCATATAGCGTCGAGCCTAAATCTGCCTCATTCATCACCCAAATCACATTTCACTCGGGAGTTCTTGGCGTCGGCGGCAG GAATAACAATCTTGGGATGTGGACTACTACGGGATCAGAAGGTAATGGCGGTTTAGATTCTTATAATGACTATACCGATGAAATGTCTGGTGCCGGTTCAACGATCCGGTTATCATTCTCAGTTCTTGTGTTATCATTCTTGCTTAATTCAATATCATATCTTGTTCTTCAACCCAAATGTTTATCTTGTAACATGAATTGA